The DNA window TTTTGAAGTACAACCTCTACTTCTTTTTTGCTACTTGTTTTAATAGTCATTGACAAAGTCTCCAATACACACGTCTCATTTTAATCGTAAAGGAtttctaaatttgaagtaCGTTTTGTAGAAacgaacagagggagtagatgTTACTGTGATTTGTTCTCTTGGAAACAACCAGGCTAGATGCCTATATGTCGGTCGGTTAACAGGGTAGTTGCTGGCTTGCTGCAGGCACGTGAAAATAAACATTGTCATCATTCATCTTGGTGTTCATCGTGAACAATATAttggggtgtttagttggtgaaatgaaaatttttatatgtcacatcaaacgtttgtccggatgttggaaggggtttttggacaagaatgaaaaaacgaatttcacggctggcatggaaatcgagagacgaatcttttgagcctaaataatccatcattagtgcATGtgagttattgtagcacttatagctaatcatgtactaattaggcttaaaagatttgtctcacgatttctcacataactgtgcaattaatttttcgatttatctatatttaatactctatttaagtgtccaaagatttgatgtaatgtttttggggaaaatttttaggaactaaacggggcctcaGCATCTAGTCAGTAATCTGATAAAATAACTATACTggaaaattaataagataaattatgaaaagaAATGCCTTTTTAAAGCTTTCTCTGAccaaagcaaaaaaacaatCCCCTGTCTCCCAATCAATAGACATGTACAACCATATTCACTAAACCTGCACAAATAAGCACATCATTCATCAGTTTCTTGTTAGGCCCATGCATGAACCAGCTAAGAGATGGCTAGCTTACCTAGTTAATTACCTTTACTTGTTCGCCTTGATTGCAGCAACTTCTTTAAGAACAGACAGTTCTGTAGTGATCACCACTAACCCATAGAGTTGACATATCTGCAGATTTGATTTGgtccaaaattatatataaggcCTTGTTTCGTTCTCaaaaatttctctaaaaaaatcatatcgaatttttggacatttaaatgaagtattaaatatagaaagaaacaaaaaactaattatacagttatgggagaaatcttgagacgaatcttttaagcttaattactccatgattagccataagtgctacagtaatcgacatgtgctaatgacggcttaattagtctcaaaaaattcatctcgcggttttcagccgagctgtgaaattcgttttttcattcatgtctgaaaactccttccgacatccatccagtcaaacgtttgatgtgacctttcctctaaaaatttttgccatctaaacgtGACCTAAGCCTCAACATTCACGCATCCTCCCAAACTATATATGAACAGATCTCAATCCATTAGCCTGTTTATACTAATGTACATAAGCTGCCGACTTAgccattttctatataattcaaatattcagtatgaatttattttccctcttttgaaattttcagTAGAAACTTCTGGTCTGACTACACATGAACTCTAAATTCAGATTGATATACCAGTTATAATCTGCAGACAAAAACAAATCAGCAGGTCAAACAGAAAGGATACTCTGAATGTAACCGATGTGATGTATAAGGAATAAAGAGTCAATgtaaggggtgtttagattgagaaatttttcgggagaagtgtcacgtcaaatgtttgactgaatgtcgaaaggggtttttggacacgaataaaaaaataaatttcacggctagcctagaaaccgcgagacgaatcttttgagcttaattaatccgtcattagcacatgttggttaatgtagcacttataactaatcatggactaattagactaatatttctttcataactgtgcaattagttttttggttcatctatgtttaatgctttatttagatgtctaaaattttgatgtgatgtttttttttaaaaaaattgaaaactaaacaagacctaagtTTATCTGCATATATCATGGTTTGTTTGTAAGACTTGTTGACATATTAATCACGAATATAAGCTAATATTAAGCCAGGTGTTTTCCGTGAAATTACTTTTGAAATTCACGACTTTAATTTCTGTCTTCAGAGATTAGTTAGTCTTCTAACACCAGTTGATTACAAGATTAAGATAACATAAAGTTAGGTGTTTCCAAGCTTGTACATAGAGACCCTTGCACAAGGCCGGTCTCGCTTTGTTTGTGCAATGCAATTCCTTTTCTTATCTTTTGCGTGTTCGAGAAAAATAAAGCTAGGTATTTCccataaaattactctaagaATCACTATTTGGTTTTATTGAGATATATAACTATGATTTGGCCCTAAGTTAGggttgacaattttttttaatcttcagTAAACAAAAGCACTGAAACTACGTGACTCAGCCTGCAAGACATAAATACATATTGGCCCCTGACCTTATCACTCTTGTTCTTTAAAAGACAAATCATTAAGAATTCTCTGCAAGTCAAAACACTAGGAGGTGTGAGACTGATCAAGTTTTGCTTTTTCTTAACCATTATTGTTTTCCTCTCAGAAGTCAATCCATTAATCAATTTCTGAATACTAGCAACAGATCAATGCAGTGCTCTGCACTACCTACATTTGTCAAAGTTTGCAAGGCCGATTGCTACCTATATAAATGTCATGGAGTTTTGACCTAACACACACAAGCTCAGCTAATCGTCTCTCTAATCAGTTCATCACCTGAACTGAGCAGCGAAGTGTCCGAGCTGCCTGCACTTGTCAGTTTGCAAAATCCGATTGCGTTTCGGGGACATGGCGGGAAGGTGTTTGATCGCGTTCTTGATCATGGCGAGCTGCCTGTCCGTCTtcgtctccgtctccgtctccggtCAGCTTCCCGGTGATCTCTTCGCGCTCGGTGTCGCCTCGAGGCTCCGCGTGGACGGCAACTGGACGGCGAGGGCGTCGTCGGACTTCGGCCGCATCGTGACGGCCGCGCCGGAGGCGGTGCTCCACCCTGCCACGCCGGCCGACATCGCGGAGCTGGTGCGGTTCTcggcgtcctcgccgtcgccgttcccCGTGGCGCCGCGCGGGCAGGGCCACTCCGTCCGCGGGCAGTCGCTAGCCCCGGGAGGCGTCGTGGTCGACAtgcgcgcgctggcggcggcggcggcgccgcgccgcgtgaACGTGtccgcgggcggcgcggcgccgtacgtggacgccggcggcgagcagctgtgggccgacgtcctccgcgcGACGCTGGAGCACGGCCTCGCGCCGCGCGTGTGGACGGACTACCTCCGCATCACCGTCGCCGGCACGCTCTCCAACGCCGGCATCGGCGGCCAGGCGTTCCGGCACGGCCCGCAGATCGCCAACGTGCTCGAGCTCGACGTCATCACAGGTAATTATACCATCTAATCAGCACTAATAATCCAATGATTAAGCGGCTAATCAACACTGTTAACAATGATGACGCAGGAAGGGGTGACATGGTGACGTGCTCAAGGGACAAGGACCCGGACCTGTTCTTCGCGGCGCTGGGTGGGCTGGGCCAGTTTGGTATCATAACCAGGGCCCGGATCGGGCTCGAGCCGGCCCCAAGACGGGTTCGGTGGGCCCGGCTCGTCTACTCGGATGTGGTCACCTTCACAAGAGACCAGGAGTTGCTCATATCAAAACAGGATGGCGAAGCCAGTTTCGATTATGTTGAAGGGCAAGTCCAGCTTAATCGGACACTCACTGATGGTCCCAAGTCGACGCCCTTCTTCTCCGACGCTGATATTACTAGGCTTGCTGGACTCGCCTCGGAGTCTACGTCAGGCGTGATCTACTTTATTGAAGTTGCTATCTACTACAACGAGTCGACAATCACATCTGTTGATCAGGTGGGAATTATGATCTATTTGTAACCTGAATATCATAAAGCAAGTGTTGTAATCTACCACCTCAAATGGAATGATGAATACTTTTATTcacggttatttttgttttctcacAGAAGTTGGAAGCAATATTGGAGCAACTAAGCTTTGAGAAAGGATTCGTATTTACAAAAGATGTGAGCTACGTTCAATTCCTTGATCGtgtgagagaggaggaaagagCGCTCCGGTCGATTGGCATGTGGGAAGTGCCGCACCCATGGCTAAACTTCTTTGTGCCCCGATCACGCATCCTTGACTTTGACGCCGGTGTTCTCAAGGGCGTCTTTGCTGGCGCCAACCCTGTTGGGGTCATTCTCATGTACCCTATGAACAAGCATACATGGGATGATCGAATGACAGCAGTTACCAGTGACGACGACGTGTTCTACGCCGTGGGGTTGCTCCGATCTGCGGTGGCTGCCGGTGATGTGGTGAGGCTGGAGAAGGAGAACGAAGCAGTGCTGGCATTCTGCAACAACGAGGGCTTCGGATGCAAGCAGTATCTGCCACACTACACGTCACAAGATGGGTGGCAACGGCATTTTGGGGCGAAATGGAACAAGGTTGTTGAGCTAAAGGCAAAGTACGATCCTCATGGGATACTTTCGCCAGGACAGAAAATTTTCTCACCGATGAAGACAATCATATAGctggcacaaaaaaaaaacatctcgAGGTAATTTAGTAGGTACAATATATCTTATATCTTAAGGTGTcagaattttacactaaaatttttggtatctcaaggtaatTATCAAGAGTGGTAAAAAACCCCGTAGAAAAAGGTTTTAAAGATAAGAAGAGTAGTTTAGGTGTTCAAGAGAGATGGATAAGTCCTCTTGGGGATTCAGTTTTGAAGTCGCTTGTGAGCAGCTGAAACACTGATCAGGACCGAAGAACTCCTGAAGGGGGGATTGCAGCTTGATTTTACAAGATACATGGAGGAAAATTAACTGTATATTAATTGCTGATTCAGTTAGGATGTCTTCTAATTTGTAATTGCAACCTTAACACTCTAGGTTTCGTTTTGTTTGAGAATGCATGTAAGTGAAACACGCACACACATGAATGAATTGTAACAGAGGGTTGTTTGAAATCATTTTGTGTAATTTGATTGTTGAGAAAATAATAGggatttgatttcttttttttatattcttttttgcGTGGTATGGTGATGTTTGGTGTTTGGAAGGGCTTTTCAAATTGCTTCCTTGCACTTATTTCGATGCAAGTATTTTCATATGTGGAGTTGTTGATTCAAGTTGAGTCTATAGGTTCTATAGGTCAATGAAAGGAGCATTCTCTAATATATAGTTGGAAGAATTCGTATCAATTTTGTATTTGGTTCTCACATATTCTAGTACCTTGCCCTTTTGTTACAATTAAATGGTTGATTCTGGAATAAGCTTATGTAAGACATCcattatgtgtataaaaaaatggatcataaaaaaacagtCCTTTTGACCTGGGCAGAAATATTATGAAAAGGGGGCCACAAACACTTGCCCTAAAATAATTAGTTCTAATATATTTCTAGATAACACAAATGCTGCACACAATTGTAAGAAATTGACTATTGAGTGCTATTGCACTTTAGGGGGGAAAGGGACAAGAAAAGAGAACctaaaatattgtaaattAAGAATTATGGCAGTAGCAATTAGcaaaccaacaaaaaattggCCCATGTTCCATCCTTGTACGTACAGCCCATGTTTGGATCCAGCCCAATTCAACCATGACAAATACTCCATCGcccataaaatataaatttttctaggattcaaatttggTATCATaatacaagtatttttttaattgatttctatgatttcaatcatttgaATAATAACAGAGTCATTTAGATTCttagaaagaaaatctaataaatttaaaaattaacaatgaagtgactataaaaaacttttgatATCTCTTTACTCTATGTTCAATAACCTAAAAATGATTACATTTGAAACAAATGTAGTACGTAATAGTAAGCATAATAAATGTCACTCATCCGGTTTTGAACCCCAAAAAATGGTATTGATCATTTGGCACATCTCTCGTagcaatataatttaaatctaCACAAGAATTCACTCCCATCTTCTcacttttacttatgcttataagctaaaatttgaatttttaaccttaaatttagagttgatttgtgGTTTTCTcaccgaattttattttttagacttggcttttagatcactaagaatatgcatataaatttagagttgatttgtgGTTTTCTcacttaattttattttttagacttggcttttagatcactaagaatatgcatatagaagttttattcacaagttattgttttttttttaatatgccgtttggtttttttccatgaaaaagctACCCCAAAGaaattaaagaagaaaaaaaaacaaaaggttctAAGTAGGCCACAATTGTCCATTACCGTTGAGTCAGTGACGACGCCACCGGCCTCAACATCCGTTTGGCATGCAATGTCAGTGACATATGAGATTCTAGAGAACTAATGATAATTTTGGGACTGCGGTTGAcacactttaaaaaaaatatgatctaGATATGTATTTTGAGAGTACGAGGATGTATATGGCACATGTGAACATGTTTAGAGACCGGTTGTGCACTT is part of the Oryza brachyantha chromosome 2, ObraRS2, whole genome shotgun sequence genome and encodes:
- the LOC102707376 gene encoding cytokinin dehydrogenase 6-like, yielding MAGRCLIAFLIMASCLSVFVSVSVSGQLPGDLFALGVASRLRVDGNWTARASSDFGRIVTAAPEAVLHPATPADIAELVRFSASSPSPFPVAPRGQGHSVRGQSLAPGGVVVDMRALAAAAAPRRVNVSAGGAAPYVDAGGEQLWADVLRATLEHGLAPRVWTDYLRITVAGTLSNAGIGGQAFRHGPQIANVLELDVITGRGDMVTCSRDKDPDLFFAALGGLGQFGIITRARIGLEPAPRRVRWARLVYSDVVTFTRDQELLISKQDGEASFDYVEGQVQLNRTLTDGPKSTPFFSDADITRLAGLASESTSGVIYFIEVAIYYNESTITSVDQKLEAILEQLSFEKGFVFTKDVSYVQFLDRVREEERALRSIGMWEVPHPWLNFFVPRSRILDFDAGVLKGVFAGANPVGVILMYPMNKHTWDDRMTAVTSDDDVFYAVGLLRSAVAAGDVVRLEKENEAVLAFCNNEGFGCKQYLPHYTSQDGWQRHFGAKWNKVVELKAKYDPHGILSPGQKIFSPMKTII